Proteins encoded together in one Larus michahellis chromosome 4, bLarMic1.1, whole genome shotgun sequence window:
- the PPP2R5C gene encoding serine/threonine-protein phosphatase 2A 56 kDa regulatory subunit gamma isoform isoform X4, whose product MVEYITHNRNVITEPIYPEVVHMFAVNMFRTLPPSSNPTGAEFDPEEDEPTLEAAWPHLQLVYEFFLRFLESPDFQPNIAKKYIDQKFVLQLLELFDSEDPRERDFLKTTLHRIYGKFLGLRAYIRKQINNIFYRFIYETEHHNGIAELLEILGSIINGFALPLKEEHKIFLLKVLLPLHKVKSLSVYHPQLAYCVVQFLEKDSTLTEPVVMALLKYWPKTHSPKEVMFLNELEEILDVIEPSEFVKVMEPLFRQLAKCVSSPHFQVAERALYYWNNEYIMSLISDNAAKILPIMFPSLYRNSKTHWNKTIHGLIYNALKLFMEMNQKLFDDCTQQFKAEKLKEKLKLKEREEAWVKIENLAKSNPQYPTYSDTSLLNSPVAMETDGPLIEDLQMLKKTVKEEACQAQKDQKKDRPLVRRKSELPQDIYTMKALESHCRADELISHDGH is encoded by the exons atggtagaatatatcacaCACAATCGCAATGTGATTACAGAACCTATTTACCCTGAAGTAGTACATATG TTTGCAGTTAATATGTTTCGAACATTACCACCATCTTCCAATCCAACGGGAGCAGAATTTGATCCAGAGGAAGATGAACCAACCTTAGAAGCTGCATGGCCTCATCTACAG cttgtttatGAATTTTTCTTAAGGTTTTTAGAATCTCCAGATTTTCAACCTAATATAGCTAAGAAATATATTGATCAGAAGTTTGTATTACAg CTTTTAGAGCTCTTTGACAGTGAAGATCCTCGTGAAAGAGATTTTCTTAAAACAACTCTTCACAGAATATATGGGAAATTCTTAGGCCTAAGAGCTTACATCCGGAAAcaaattaataatatattttatag gtTTATTTATGAAACAGAACATCACAATGGCATAGCAGAATTACTGGAAATACTGGGAAG CATAATTAATGGATTTGCCTTACCATTAAAAGAAGAGCACAAAATATTCCTATTGAAGGTTTTGTTACCATTGCACAAAGTGAAATCACTCAGTGTCTACCATCCACAG cTGGCATACTGTGTAGTTCAATTTTTAGAAAAGGACAGCACGCTTACAGAACCA GTTGTAATGGCACTGCTGAAATATTGGCCAAAGACTCACAGTCCAAAAGAAGTCATGTTTTTAAATGAACTAGAAGAAATTTTAGATGTTATTGAACCATCTGAATTTGTAAAAGTTATGGAGCCTCTTTTCAGACAGCTAGCCAAATGTGTGTCCAGCCCACACTTTCAG GTTGCAGAGCGAGCATTGTACTACTGGAATAATGAATATATTATGAGTTTAATTAGTGATAACGCAGCAAAGATTTTACCCATCATGTTTCCATCCTTGTACCGGAATTCAAAGACGCATTGGAACAA GACAATACATGGCTTGATATACAATGCTCTGAAACTCTTCATGGAGATGAACCAAAAACTGTTCGATGACTGCACACAgcaatttaaagcagaaaaactgaa agagaagctAAAATTGAAGGAACGGGAAGAAGCGTGGGTTAAAATAGAAAATCTAGCCAAATCAAATCCCCAG TACCCAACATATAGTGACACGAGTTTGCTGAACAGTCCTGTTGCAATGGAAACAGATGGGCCTTTAATTGAAGATTTGCAGATGCTgaaaaagacagtgaaagaaGAGGCTTGTCAG